The genomic region AAAGTAACATGCGGATATTTTTCTGTTTCAGCAATGCGCAATTGTTTTAAACCTAATTTTGAAATATATTCACCAAATGAATTATTCACAGATGTCTGTTTAAAAATCACGGATGATTTTTTGTCATTCTGGTCGTATTGAGTCAAAGTGAAATAGTGGCTAATATTAATTTTCTTTTGACGCTCAAAAGCGTTGAAGTTGTCTTGCAAAAGTGCATCTGTAATTTGTCGTGCACGATCCGATCGATAATTCATGAAGACGACTGCATCTCCATCTTGAATCGTAATAGCTTTCCCATTTCCATCATGAATGGATGTAGGTTTAATAAATTCATCTGTTTCTTCTCTGTTGTATCCCTCATGAATTGCATCAGCTGCATGAGAGGCATGGATAGGAGATCCTATCGTTAATGTGTTGTAAGCTAATTCAATGCGAGGCCAACGTTTATCGCGATCCATCGCATAGTAGCGACCTGATATAGAGGCGATTTTTCCAATACCGATATCTTTTAAATGAGATTCAAGTTGTTCGATAAAATGTAAAGCGCTTTTAGGGGGAGTATCTCGACCATCTAAAAAGGGGTGAATATAAACATTTTTCAATTCACATTGCTTTGCGACTTTGAGCATGGCGTAGAAATGATCTAAATGGCTATGGACGCCTCCATCAGAAAAAAGGCCCAGAAGATGTAAGGCCTTGCCATTTTCTTTAAGTGATTTAAATGCATTAATAAGAGATGGATTTTTAAAAAAATCACCCGACGTAATACTTGTGTTAATTCTTTCAAGATCTTGCTGAACAATTCGGCCAGCGCCTATATTTAGATGGCCGACTTCTGAATTACCCATTTGTCCTTTAGGTAAACCTACAAATTCTTCAGAAGCATTAATAAAGCTATGTGCGTATTTATTCCACAAACCATTCCAGTGGGGCATCTTTGCATTTTTAATTGCATTATGGTCCTCGTCATCTCGATGGCCAAAGCCATCCAAGATAATAAGTAGCACAGGTTTTTTTAACATAATAGAAGACATGTGTATGTGGCTTTAAAGATTAATGAATTATAATGCTTGTCATCAAATTTCACACTCCTTAACGTTAGTGCGCTATGAAATCAATCAAGATGTATACCAGTGCTTATTGCCCTTATTGCTCAAATGCTGAAAAGCTTTTGTCTAAAAAAGGGATTACGCAGATTGAAAAAATCCGCGTAGACGAAGATTCGGCCATTTTAAAAGAGATGATTGAAAAAACTGGACGTCGAACAGTGCCTCAAATTTATATTGGTGACTATCATGTAGGCGGGTTTGATGATTTAAGATCTCTAGACTTACAAGGCAAGCTCGATCCACTTCTTGGGATTTCTTAGAAAGATTACTTCTTATTTTATTTAAATATTCGCTATAAAAAGATAGAATGCTGTATTCGTTTAATTAAATAACAGCGGTTTTAATGCCGCGTGACTGGAAAATAACATGGCAGAAAAAAAGAAAGCAGCTCCCAAATCAACCAAGGCAGAAAAAAACGTCAAAATTGACCCCCAGGCAAATGGAAGTGCGCAACCTGGTTTCGCTATCGAAAAACTTTTTCTTAAAGATGTTTCAGTTGAGGTACCTAATTCCCCAGAAATTTTTACACAACGTGAAGCGCCTCAAATCGCTATTGAGTTAGGTAATTCAGGCAAGCCTCTCGCTGATGGTTATTTTGAAGTTGCTTTAAAAATTACTGTGACGTCTAAAATTGCTGATAAAACAGCCTTTCTTATTGAGGTGACACAAGCAGGTATCTTTGCATTGCGTAATATTCCAGAAGAAAATCTTGAAATGATTATCGCGATTACTTGCCCTAATATTTTATTCCCATACGCACGCGAAGCTATTTCAGACTTAGTGATTAAGGCAGGTTTTGCACCTGTTCTTTTAAATCCAATTAATTTTGAAATGCTCTATATGCAACAAAAGCAGCAAGCAGCGGGTAATGCGGTTGACACAAAAAACTAAGTTTTTTTTCCGTTATTTTTTTGTAGGGATTCTCTGCGCTATATCGCAATCCGCGTATGCCGAATTTCGATCTGTCATATCACCTAAAACCATTCTCTTTGAAGCACCGTCAGCAACTACCAAAAAAGTCTATTTAGTGGGTGAAGGCTACCCTTTAGAAGTTATTGTGAATTTAGGCGACTGGCTAAAGGTAAGAGATCCTTATGGTGCTTTAAGCTGGGCTGAATCAAAAAATTTACAATCCAAAAGGACGGTGATTGTGAAAGTAGATAAAGCAAACATATACAAAGAGCCTGAATCTAAATCAGCGCTGATAGCTACCATCGAAAAAGATGTTGTCATTGAACTATCAGATCCTCTTATCACTAATGGCTGGATTAAAGTACGTTACCAACAAGATCTTGATGGATACATTCAAACCTCTCAAGTATGGGGAATTTAATTAATTGAAAATCGCAGTCTTAGGCGCAGGCGCATGGGGCACGGCTTTGGCGATGCAAATCAGTCAAAAGCATCAAGTCACCTTATGGGCTAGGAATGCAGGTCATGTATCTGGCATGCGTAAAGCAAGATCAAACCCGCTTTATTTAGGCGACTTCCCATTTAACGATCAATTGATGCTTGAAGATAATTTAGAGGAAGCGATTCGCGATGCCGAGCTTATTCTGTCGGTCGTACCTACCTCAGGTTTTAGAGCTATTCTAAAAGAGATAAAATCCTTAAATCATAAAGCTCCTGTCATATGGGCCAATAAAGGGTTGGAAGCAGGGACCGCAAAATTACCTCATGAAGTTGCTATCGAAGAACTAGGCGACCCTAAAAAAACAGGACAGCATTGGGGGGCTTTATCAGGCCCGAGTTTTGCAGCTGAGCTTGTAAGATCTCTACCTACCGCATTAACTTTAGCCGCAACTGACGAAGCATTCACACAAAGCTTAGCTTCCATTATCCATGGGAATAACTTGCGCGTTTACACAAGCCAGGACGTGATTGGAGTGTCTGTCGGTGGCGCGCTTAAAAATGTGATCGCTATTGCTGCAGGTATTTCAGATGGCATGGGATTTGGAAATAATGCGAGAGCTGCTTTAATTACCCGAGGCTTGGCTGAAATTACGCGTTTCGGTATGAGTTTGGGCGGCCAAAAAGACACTTTCATGGGACTTACAGGCGCAGGCGATTTAATTTTGACCTGCACTGGAGACTATTCGAGAAATCGTGAGGTAGGCTTGAGGCTTGCTAAAGGTCAAACGATTAATGAAGTTCTAAAGGGGTTGGGCCATGTTGCAGAAGGTGTATACACTGCTAAAGAAGTTGTGAATCGCGCAAAAGCGCTTCATGTCTCTATGCCTATCATGCACGAAGTGAATCAAGTGTTAAGTTTTAGTAAATCACCTAAAGAAGCTGTGATCGATTTATTAGGTCGCGAGCAAAAATCAGAAACACACTAAGTCTAAGCCCCGCCTTTAAATCCATTTTGTCGCCATGCTTCGTAGAGAAGAATTGCGGCTGCATTCGATAAATTTAAGCTCCTACTATTTTCCGCCATAGGAATTCTTATTTTTTTATCGTGATCAAATTGACTACGAATCGACTCAGGTAAGCCTCGGGTTTCAGGCCCAAATAAAAAGATATCACCCTCTTGATATGAAACCTCATGGTAGGGCATCCCGCCTTTAGTCGTGACTGCAAACATGCGACTTTTGCTGTAAAGCGATTCGAATGCTGAAAAATTTGGATATGTTTTGACTGGGGCGAACTCATGATAATCAAGTCCTGCCCGAAGAAGCTGCTTGTCATCCAAACTAAAACCTAAGGGCTCAATTAAATGAAGTTGAGTGCCTGTATTAGCGCAAAGCCTAATTATATTTCCAGTATTAGGCGGGATTTCAGGTTCAAAAAGGGCAATAGAAAACATAAAATATAACAACTGATTAATTTTTATACAATTGTAACAAATTATAGTAAAATACCTTAACAATTGGTTTTTAATGATATTTTTATAATTAAATCATATAGATAGGGAATTTTCATGATTGAATCTCAGCCTAATATAAGTCAGCAACCCATTCAATTTGAACGAAAGCCCCCTAAAAAACCAAAAAATTCCCCAAAAGATCGCTGGTCAATTATTGAAATTGAAGCCTTATATGCGCTACCTTTCAGTGACCTTATGTTTAAGGCCCAAACGATTCATCGTGAAAATTTTGATCCCAATAAAGTTCAGGTAAGCACGCTCTTATCTATTAAGACGGGAGGATGTTCCGAAGACTGTGGCTATTGCCCTCAATCTGCTCGCTATGACACCAATGTAGAGAATGAAGCCATGATGCCTATCGATGAGGTGCTTAAAGCTGCAAAGGCTGCAAAGGATGCGGGTGCCAGTCGCTTTTGTATGGGCGCTGCTTGGAGAAGTCCAAAGGATAAAGATTTAAAGCCCGTCTTGGAAATGATTCAAGAAGTTAAAAAAATGGGACTTGAAACTTGCGCAACCCTCGGCATGTTAAAGGATGGGCAAGCTAATATGCTAAAAGAAGCGGGGCTTGATTATTACAACCATAATTTAGATACGGCCCCTGAATTTTATGGCGACATAATTTCAACACGCGTATATCAAGACAGACTTGACACATTAGATCGTGTTCGAGAAGCTGATCTTCATGTGTGTTGTGGTGGCATAGTTGGTATGGGCGAGAGCAGAACTCAGCGCGCAGGCCTGATTGCGCAGCTCGCCAATATGGAAAAGCAGCCTGAGAGTGTGCCGATTAATTTATTGACACAAGTAGAAGGTACGCCCTTGCATGGTACCGAACCACTCGACCTTTTTGAGTTTGTGAGAACGATTGCTGTTGCAAGAATTACGATGCCAAAAAGTTATGTAAGATTATCTGCAGGAAGACAGTCGATGCACGAAGGCATACAATCATTAGCTTTCTTAGCTGGGGCCAATTCAATTTTTTATGGCGAAAAGTTATTAACGACAGATAATCCGGATGCAAAAGTTGATCAAGCCTTATTTAATAAGTTAGGTATTCATCCTATATAAGCTTGTGATGCTAGATCAAATTCATCGTGAACTCCAATCTTTAAAAGACAATCATCTTTTTAGAACAAGAAAATTATTAAGTGGAAGATTGGGATCTAATCTTTCTTTTAATCATCAAAATTATTTAAGCTTTTCATCGAACGACTATTTAGGTCTTTCACAAAATAAATCTATTCAAGCTGCGCTGATTGAAGGTATTCATTTGTCAGGCAACGGCATGGGAGCCTCTCATCTTATTTCAGGCCATCATGAATTCCATGAGGCATTTGAAAGTGCATTTAGTGAAGCGCTTCATTTTGAAAGAGCGCTTTTATTCTCATCAGGCTATATGGCCAATATGGGGATCATCTCAGCATTAGTTGGAAAAGACGATACTATTTTTTCTGATAAGTTAAATCACGCATCATTAAATGATGCGTCTATTCTTTCTCGCGCTGCTCATAAAAGATATCGACATCATGATTTACAACATCTAGAAGAGTTATTGCAAGCATCAAAATCAAAAGCAAAGCTTATTGTTACGGATGCTGTTTTCAGCATGGATGGCGATTTAGCTAATAT from Candidatus Methylopumilus universalis harbors:
- the gpmI gene encoding 2,3-bisphosphoglycerate-independent phosphoglycerate mutase; this translates as MLKKPVLLIILDGFGHRDDEDHNAIKNAKMPHWNGLWNKYAHSFINASEEFVGLPKGQMGNSEVGHLNIGAGRIVQQDLERINTSITSGDFFKNPSLINAFKSLKENGKALHLLGLFSDGGVHSHLDHFYAMLKVAKQCELKNVYIHPFLDGRDTPPKSALHFIEQLESHLKDIGIGKIASISGRYYAMDRDKRWPRIELAYNTLTIGSPIHASHAADAIHEGYNREETDEFIKPTSIHDGNGKAITIQDGDAVVFMNYRSDRARQITDALLQDNFNAFERQKKINISHYFTLTQYDQNDKKSSVIFKQTSVNNSFGEYISKLGLKQLRIAETEKYPHVTFFFNGGNETVYEGEDRILVPSPQVATYDLQPEMSAFEVAEKLEGAIRSKKYHAIICNFANADMVGHTGNLNAAIKAMEALDTCIGQVVNAMESIGGEVIITADHGNAELMEDYENKQVHTQHTTNIVPFLYIGRKATIKSNGRLSDIAPTLLHLMGEKQPSEMTGQNLIQLND
- the trmL gene encoding tRNA (uridine(34)/cytosine(34)/5-carboxymethylaminomethyluridine(34)-2'-O)-methyltransferase TrmL, with the translated sequence MFSIALFEPEIPPNTGNIIRLCANTGTQLHLIEPLGFSLDDKQLLRAGLDYHEFAPVKTYPNFSAFESLYSKSRMFAVTTKGGMPYHEVSYQEGDIFLFGPETRGLPESIRSQFDHDKKIRIPMAENSRSLNLSNAAAILLYEAWRQNGFKGGA
- the secB gene encoding protein-export chaperone SecB — encoded protein: MAEKKKAAPKSTKAEKNVKIDPQANGSAQPGFAIEKLFLKDVSVEVPNSPEIFTQREAPQIAIELGNSGKPLADGYFEVALKITVTSKIADKTAFLIEVTQAGIFALRNIPEENLEMIIAITCPNILFPYAREAISDLVIKAGFAPVLLNPINFEMLYMQQKQQAAGNAVDTKN
- the bioB gene encoding biotin synthase BioB, which encodes MIESQPNISQQPIQFERKPPKKPKNSPKDRWSIIEIEALYALPFSDLMFKAQTIHRENFDPNKVQVSTLLSIKTGGCSEDCGYCPQSARYDTNVENEAMMPIDEVLKAAKAAKDAGASRFCMGAAWRSPKDKDLKPVLEMIQEVKKMGLETCATLGMLKDGQANMLKEAGLDYYNHNLDTAPEFYGDIISTRVYQDRLDTLDRVREADLHVCCGGIVGMGESRTQRAGLIAQLANMEKQPESVPINLLTQVEGTPLHGTEPLDLFEFVRTIAVARITMPKSYVRLSAGRQSMHEGIQSLAFLAGANSIFYGEKLLTTDNPDAKVDQALFNKLGIHPI
- a CDS encoding SH3 domain-containing protein, whose amino-acid sequence is MTQKTKFFFRYFFVGILCAISQSAYAEFRSVISPKTILFEAPSATTKKVYLVGEGYPLEVIVNLGDWLKVRDPYGALSWAESKNLQSKRTVIVKVDKANIYKEPESKSALIATIEKDVVIELSDPLITNGWIKVRYQQDLDGYIQTSQVWGI
- a CDS encoding NAD(P)H-dependent glycerol-3-phosphate dehydrogenase, with the protein product MKIAVLGAGAWGTALAMQISQKHQVTLWARNAGHVSGMRKARSNPLYLGDFPFNDQLMLEDNLEEAIRDAELILSVVPTSGFRAILKEIKSLNHKAPVIWANKGLEAGTAKLPHEVAIEELGDPKKTGQHWGALSGPSFAAELVRSLPTALTLAATDEAFTQSLASIIHGNNLRVYTSQDVIGVSVGGALKNVIAIAAGISDGMGFGNNARAALITRGLAEITRFGMSLGGQKDTFMGLTGAGDLILTCTGDYSRNREVGLRLAKGQTINEVLKGLGHVAEGVYTAKEVVNRAKALHVSMPIMHEVNQVLSFSKSPKEAVIDLLGREQKSETH
- the grxC gene encoding glutaredoxin 3 codes for the protein MKSIKMYTSAYCPYCSNAEKLLSKKGITQIEKIRVDEDSAILKEMIEKTGRRTVPQIYIGDYHVGGFDDLRSLDLQGKLDPLLGIS